TATATGCATCACTCAAAAGAGGATTGAAAGCTACAACTCGTAGATTCTCACTCTGTTCAGATATTATAAACTTGATAGAATTTGACGTCCCTTTTGTAAATTCGGGTTCAGGATAGATATGTGGCGGAGAAATCAATTGGAATTCATTAAATTGAATTGAATCTTCACCTACAGATCTAATATAAATAAAATTTGATTCGCCTTTTTTTAATAAATGTAGTCCATGATCAATATATTCATCCGAATCAGAAACCGTGCCGTTAGAGCTCGAAACATAATACACTTTTTCATTATTAATAAATAATCTATACCCCACTGGGTTTTGGGGGCGATCAACATTTTTGGCTTTTATTTTTAGCCGATAATACCCCGTATAAATTACATCTTTTAAAACAAGCTGGTTTGTTTTTTTACGAGGTTCAAGCTTAATATCCATAGGAAAAGACAACACCTTTGGATAACTATTATGACTGGTATCAAGCCTTAAAGTATCAAAGGTAGATTTTGCCAATGGAGATTTGTCAGAAAAATAGGAAGGTTTCTCTTTTTCAGATTCATGTGAATCACTCAATTCTTTAGTTTGACCACGAATTACAAATGAATAATTAAAAAATAAAAGTATTAAAACGATATATAATGAAAAAAAGATACTTTTCATTAGTTAGGCCTTTTATATTAATAATATAACTAAAGTATTTATTAATGATGCATATTTTAAATATATAATAATTTATGATAAACGCGTAAAACACTTTAAAGTTTCTACATATCACCATTGAAATGAAATGCAACACAGTAGCAATTCTAAAATATTAGTAATTAGATAATTAAAATGCAAGACATTTTAATCTACGTTCTCTACATCGATTAAAAACTATAAAAAGTTAATCCTTTCAGGGCACAATCACTTTTAAAGCATTCGGATTTATAGTAACTTTAATTTTCGTGCCGCCGTCACGGGTTTCGCCATCAAAGTGGAACGGGCCGGGCTTTTCGCGTAATATTGTCACCTCTTTCGCCTGATAGCGCGAATATTTCTGAATTTTTTCGATACCTCCCAGAAACAATCGGGGCAGATTAAATAATGTATACCAAAACCCGGCGCGGTGGACAGCACAAATATCAAGCAATCCATCATCCAGCTCTGCCTCAGGTGAGATAATAGCGCCGCCTCCCCAGCCCTTCAAGTTGGCAATGGTGACAAAGAGAGCCGGCACCGCAATTTCGTGATGATCAAACTTTAGTGTAAAGACTTCATGTTTATAGCGAAAAAACTCACGAATGCCGATCGTAAAATAAGGCAGCAATCCCCGGACCTGTTGATCGTTAAACTCTTTACCGATAGAGGCATCCAGTCCCACTCCGGTTACAATAAAAAAAGCATTCCCGTTTACATTGCCCGCATCCATGGTCCGAATTCTTCCGTTAATCAGTGTTTTAACAGCGCGCACGGGGCCCAGCGGAATAGAAAGCCCGCGCGCCAAACCGTTCCCCGAGCCTAATGGAATAATCCCCAGGGCTGTATCGGAATAAAGCAGTGCAGAGCCGATTTCATTTGTGGTACCGTCTCCACCGACAGAAACCACAGCATCAAATCCGAGTTCCACCGCTTCTTTGGCCAATTCATGAGCATGTCCGGCATAACGGGTATCATGAAATTCGTACTCGAACGGTGCATCCATCAAGGAAAGTTCCAGAGTTTTACGAATCAGAAACGGTGATTTCAGGAAACCGGAACGAGGATTATTCACAATTCTCACTTTTTTTAAATCCAAGGGCCTTTACCTTTCTTTTTCGCCTGAAATATCATCATTCCACTGGAATAGTTATAAGGAGACTTGTCAAAATCACTCCAGACTTTTTGGGTCTCGAATCCGCACAATCGCAATAACGCTTCAACTTCATAACGGAACATATATCTATACTTCATGATAGCGCTTCGGCTTTCTTCACTGCCAAGCTGAACATATTCATTGCGTATGCTAAGCTGTTGAACCACCGGATCATGTGAAACGTCAATCCTGATCTTTATATTTTCATCCGGATCTGCAAGATCCTCCGGAGACAACTCTTCATGCCATTCTTTTTGAGCCATAACCTGATACAAAGGCACAAACAAATCAAAAACCAGCAAACCGCCGGGATCAAGGTGCCGGGCAATGCACTGAAGCGCCGCAATCTGGTCATCCTGGGTCAGATTATGCAGCAGCGCCCGAAACGGAACAATACAACAGGGAAAGGTTCGGTTCAGATTGAAATCCCGCATGTCCGCCTGGATAAATACGGGGGCTTTCAATCCCGTTGTTTGCGCCGCCTTTTCTTTTGCGATCTCTAACATACGAAACGAATTATCAATTCCGGTAACCGAAACGCCATGTTCTGCAAGGTACAGCGCAATTCGCCCCGTGCCCGCACCGACTTCCAACACGGATTTAAACGTTTTGCCGTAAGACAAATAAAATGAAAAATCATTATCTTTCAGCCCATATTCCAAGTCATAGTACAGAGAAAAGCTGTCATAAACGGCGTTCATGGCTATGTCCTACTTAAAAGCCCAGTTCGTTCGAGTCCAGCAGGATCGTCACCGGGCCGTCATTGTGAATGGTTACCTGCATGTATTCTCCAAAACGTCCGGTCACAACCGGCAGTCCGAATTCACGGATTCGTTCGACTATGAGTTCATACAGGGGGCGTGCTATATCCGGTGACGCGGCATGGGCAAAACCGGGACGCCGGCCTTTGCGGCAGTCTGCATATAAAGTGAACTGTGAAATAGCCAAAATTTCAGCCCGGACGTCCAGACTCGACAAATTCATTTTTCCGTCGTGATCTTTAAATATCCGCAGGTTGACCAACTTTTCCACCATTTTATCGATCGGAGCCTCCGTATCTCCGGCAGCAATCCCGATCAACACCACCAGACCGGGACCTATAGACTTGACCCGTTTATCCTGGATATCTACAGCCCCGCAGCTTACACGTTGGATCAATAGTCTCATATCTTTCTTTTTCCTGTTTCAACCATCCATATCGCAGCTAATATCGCCCCACGTAAAGCGCCAGCAATCCGATGAGCATATCCGCTTTGAGCAGTTTGCTGACAAACCGCATTTTCCTGACGGTCGGCTCCAGCCAGATGCAAACTACCGTGTAAATCAAGACTGTATACACCCCAACCAGTAAAATCCAGAAATAATACCGGTTATACAATTCCGTTACAAAAGGGACCAGAGTCAGGCCGACCAGCAGCGTCAAAAGAAGGGTCACCAGCCACTGACCCGGTCGAATACCGTAAACCACTGCGAGGGTATTCGCCTGGCCCTGCCGGTCTCCTTTTTGATCTTCGATATCTTTGATGATCTCGCGGGCAAAATGCATGCAAAAAGCAAACAATGCGGGATAAAGCGCATATTCAGGGTGACCTACGGCGAGGCCCCCGTAAATAAATGCAAACGCTGTCGCAAGGCTTACAACAAAATTGCCACATAACACCATTCTTTTCAAATACGCACTGTACAAATACAGCAAAACAGAGAAAACAGCAGCAATGAGTACCGCAATAAACCCAATATAAAAAGCGCATGCAACTCCTGAAACAAATAAACATCCTGAAAATATTTTTGCTTCCCGCACTCCCAACAGATGACGCGGTAGCGGCCGCAGGGGTTTGTTCACCCGATCGATTTCAATATCAAAGACATCATTTACCGTATTCGCCGCAGCTGTGATTAACGCGCCTGACACACAGGCAGCCAGTACGGCAGAGAGCGGCTGCAGGGGGCCGGCGAGTACAGCGCCCACACCAATGGCCACAAAACTTATAACCACGTTCAGCGGCCGGGTTATTTCCAAATATCCTGAAAATTTCAATGTATTGATACGATTCTTTCCCATTGACTGGGTTTAATATAGAACAGATATACAGAAAAATCAAGCGTTAAAAGCATGACATTCGTTCTCTTTCGCTTTTTTTGCAAAAAATAACATGTAATATTGTTATACCAAAAATATAACGTTTTGCAACAAACTCTTTTTTAATTACACAGAAACTTTTTATCTTTTAGACCATACAAATAATGATTTACAATTCAGTTAACAGGAAGAACAATCAAAAACAAGAACACTGACATAAAATCCCAGGCAGAATGCTTCACTGCGGCTGAAGCTTCGCAAATCAGCGAACAGCTGTTAAATGTACTGTCTGATTATATTTATACGGTTCGCATAAAAGACAACAAAGTGATCGATACCGTCCATGGTAAAGGCTGTCTTGCTGTGACCGGTTATGCGCATACAGAGTATGATAAAGAACCGGAACTTTGGTTTCGTATGGTTCATCGTGATGACCGGGAGGCTGTGACCGAACAAGCCACAAAAGCGAGAAAAGGTATCGATGTTCCGCCGCTTGAACACCGGATCATCCATAAAAACGGGGAGGTGAAATGGATTCCGCAATACGATTGTACTTCTCCGTAACGATCAGGATGAGGTTTATGCTTATAACGGTCTGATTCATGATATCACAGAACAAAAGCTTTCAGATCTCTCTCTGCGCCAAAGTGAAGCGCGCTACCGTTCTCTGACAGAAGATGTACTGGAAAGTACCCGGGTGGCCATTTCCATTCTGGATGCAGAGTCCAGGTATATTTGGATCAACCGCGCATTTACTCAGTTTTTCAATATCTCCCGCAATGCGGTCATTGGAAAAAGCCATCACTCAATTTCAGAACAGATTTTCCGGGATCGCGTGGCTCATCCGTACGAATTTTTCCAATTTTCCCGGAACAGCTTTCAACAACAGTCACCTTCTGAGCGCTTTATGGTGCACATACTGCCTGAGGATGATCTGGAAGAACGGTATGTAGAGTACTGGACGTCTCCCATCAAGCACGGGTTGTACAAAGGCGGACGCATCGAACAGTTTACCGACGTTACCGAACTCAAGATCATTCTGGATGATCTCATGGAGAGCGAGCGCCGGCAAAAACAGCTTTTGCACCATCTGACGGATTATACCTTTACGGTCAAATTAAGAGACGACAAACCGGTATTTACGCATCACAGTCAGGGCTGTCTTTCAGTGACCGGATACGAACCGGAAGACTTTATCCTCAATCCGGACCTCTGGTTCAAAATTATCCACAAGGAAGATGAGAACACTGTTCAGCAGCATTTGCAGCAGATTTTAGGAGGAGACAAAACACAAGAATTCGAGCATCGAATACTCCGCAAAGACGGCGATACCCGCTGGGTCAAAACCACAATCGTCCCGGACCATGACGAATCGGCGCGCTTTCAGTCCGCAGACGGGCTCGTCAGTGACATCACAGCGCTCAAGGAAGCAGAACATCGCGACACTATCCGCCAGCGTCAATTGATTCAGGCGGACAAACTGGCCACGCTCGGCATTCTGGTCTCCGGTGTGGCGCATGAAATCAACAATCCCAACAATTTCATCTCTTTAAACGCCAGTATGATCGGCAAAGTCTGGCGCAGCCTTCAGCCCATTCTTGAAGAATATCAGACCGAACACGGGGATTTTCTCATTGCCAACATGTCCTATGAATCCGCCAAAGACAAAATTATCGATCTATTGAACGGCATCACCAAAGGCTCGGAACGCATTGCAAAAATTGTAAAAAGCCTCAAGGATTATGCACGTCAAGACAAAGACACCCTGAATGAGGTTGTGGATATTAACAAGGCGCTGGACGAAGCAATTGTCATTGTCAACAATATGATCAAAAAATCCACCCAGTCATTCCGGGTTGAATATAATAACAATAATCCCAGGGTGCGAGGAAATTTTCAAAAACTGGAACAGGTGTTCATCAATCTAATCAGCAATGCATGCGATTCTTTAAAACACACTCCAAAAGAACTGTTCATCCAGTCCTCCATAGATACAGACCAACATAACATTTGTGTGAAAATCTATGATTCCGGAATCGGAATCCCACAAACGGATATGGAGCATATTTTTGATCCGTTTTTCACGACCAAACGCAGCAGCGGCGGAACCGGTCTCGGTTTGTCTATTGCTTATGGTATCATCAAAGATCACGGTGGAGACCTGTCTCTGGAATCAGCTCCCCATGTGGGTACCACGGCTACGGTCACACTGCCGGCTGCAAACAAATCGGAACCATAGGTGCATTATGACAAAAAGAGACCCGCTTTTGCCTATATTATTGATTGATGATGAAAAGGATTTTTTAATCAGCGCGGAATTCACACTGAATTCTCACGGATTCAGCCATATCAAAACCATCAGCGACCCGCGTCAGGTTGAGCCGCTGCTCGAGACAACAGACGTTTCGGTGATTGTCCTGGACCTCACCATGCCGCACATTACCGGACAGGAACTGCTGCCCCAAATCGTTGAAAAACATCCGGATATTCCGGTCATTGTCATCACAGCGCTGAATGAGGTGGAAACCGCTGTGCAGACCATGAAACACGGCGCATTTGATTATATATTAAAACCGGTTAATGAAACCAATATGGTTTCCACGATCAAACGCGCACTGGAAGTCAATCAGATCCGCGACGAAAACACCCGGCTGAAAAAAGTGCTGCTTTCCGGTTCCCTGGAACACCCCGAGGCCTTTGATTTCATCATTTCGCAGAATTCAAAAATGTATTCTCTCTTTCAGTATATCGAGGCGATTGCGCCAACACCGCTGCCCATACTGATCACCGGTGAAACCGGCACCGGTAAAGAACTCATCGCCCGCGCGATCCACCGGCTCAGCGGTGTGGAGGGCGAGTTTGTTGCGGAAAACGTGGCCGGTCTGGACGACCAACTGTTTTCCGACACCCTGTTCGGGCATGCCAGGGGAGCATTCACAGGTGCGGACAAGCAACGCCAGGGACTCGTGGAACGAGCGGCCGGCGGCACGTTATTCCTGGATGAAATCGGCGATCTGCGCATCGAATCGCAGGTTAAATTGCTGCGACTGCTGCAGGAACGCAGTTATTATCCCCTGGGATCGGACGTGCCCCAATTAACAGACACCCGGATCATCGTGGCGACATTAAGAGATTTAACAGACCGTGTTCGACAGGAACTTTTTCGCAAGGATCTGTACTACCGTCTGCAGGCGCATCATATCGCCTTGCCGACCTTGCGCGAACGCAAGGACGATATTCCACTGCTCATTGATCATTTTATCCATAAAGCCGCCAAAGAGCTGGACAAAACGCCGCCCGCCTATCCGCCGGAACTGATCACTCTGCTGAAAACCTATCATTTCCCGGGTAATATCCGGGAACTCGAAGGAATGATCTTTGACGCAGTCAGCCGTCACAAGTCAGGTGTGCTTTCCATGGAATCCTTTCGGATGAAACTCTCGGTGGATCAGAAACAGCAGCCACTAAGACCGGAGCCGAAACAGCAGACCATCAGTTTCGGCGATCCCTTTCCCACATTGAAAGAAACAGAAGAACAATTGGTGGAAGAGGCCCTGAAGCGCAGCAATGGCAACCAGACCATTGCCGCCGGTATGCTCGGCATCTCCCGTAGAGCGCTAAACAATCGATTACAAAGAGCCAAACACAAGAATCCCTGATATGAAACCTTTATACAAACACGTGATCTGGGACTGGAACGGCACCCTGATCAATGATATGTGGTTATGTGTGGATATTCTGAATCCGCTGCTGCGGAAATACGGACAGCCGCCTATCACACAATCATTTTATTTAGAACACTTTGATTTTCCGGTTCGGGATTTTTATGAACGCGCGGGATTTGACTTTACACATGTGCCTTTTGAAATTGTGGGCACGGAATGGATGACTATTTACCGAAATCGTTGCAAAGAATGCAGTCTGCACGAACAGGCCCGCAACACTCTGAATTCCATCAAACGCAAGGGTCTGGGACAATCGATCGTGTCCGCGTCTGATATAAGCTTGTTGTCCGAATCTTTGCAGTATTTTGATGTTCACGCCTATTTCCAAAAAATATCCGGTTTGGACAATCATTACGCTGAAGGTAAAGTTGATATTGCCCGGCATCATATTCAAGAGCTGGGTATGGCGCCGGAAAACGTCCTGTTTGTAGGTGATACACTGCATGATTTTCAGGTCGCCGGGGCAATCGGAGTCGATTGCCTCTTGTTTTCAGGCGGTCACCATGCAAAAGTTAAACTGCAGCAAAGTAAAATCAGAATCATTGATTCATTGTCCGAGATCTGTAAAATCCTTGAATGTTAGCAAGTTTCTTTTTATCTTTTATAATGTTATGTTTTCTATTGTATTTAATAAAATCGACGATCTTGATCGTTTGAACCGCAACACGAGGAGTATATGAAATTTCAACCGCAAATCATCACGATTGATGACTATGAAAAGCATGTGGGCAAGGAAACCATTGAGCGCATTAAGGACAAAGCTGAAAGCCTGCAGGGCCTGCATGTCAGCAATGTAAACTCGACCTATTACGGCGGCGGGGTTTCCGTATTGCTGACGTCTCTCACCCTGCTCATGAACAGCCTTGGAATCAAAACAGGATGGCGCATCATCCAGGGCTCTCCTGACTTTTTCGGAATCACCAAAAAAATGCACAATGCGCTGCAGGGCGGTGACTGAATTTTTCCGAAATGAAAAAAGAAATATATGAAGATGTGATTTACGAAAACATGATCCGAAATCACCTGGACCATGATTTCGTTGTCATTCATGATCCCCAGCCGCTGCTGCTGATCAACCATTACCGAAAACGCGGACCCTGGATCTGGAGATGTCATATCGATCTTTCCAATCCTCACGAAGAATTATGGGATTACCTGCGTCCCTCGGTTGAAAAATACGACGGTGTGATCGTCTCTTCAGAAGATTATCAGCAAAAACTGGACACACCACAGGTTGTTTTCATGCCGGCAATCGATCCATTTTCTATTTTGAACCGAGATCTTACGGAAGAGGAAGTTGATGAACGTCTGAAACATTATGATATTCCCACTGATTTACCGCTTGTCACGCAAGTTTCCCGCTTTGATACCTGGAAAGATCCGCAGGGGGTAATTGATGCCCTTAAAAAGGCCCGCAAAGAGGTGCCCTGCACACTGGTATTATTGGGCAATGTGGCCACAGACGACCCGGAGGGTGTGGAAGTTTACCAATCTTTGCTGGATCAACAGGAGGAACGTATTTTGATCATGAGCCACGAGGATACCGCACTGGTCAATGCACTGCAGCGGAAATCACGCGTGGTTTTACAGAAATCTCTGCGCGAGGGGTTTGGACTCACAGTCGCCGAGGCCATGTGGAAAGGAACGCCGGTAATCGGCGGTAATGTGGGCGGCATCCGCTATCAAATCGAGGATGGTGAAAACGGATATCTGGTATCCTCCGTGGATGAAGCGGCGGACCGTATCGTGACTCTGCTCAAGGATGAAAAACTGGCGCGTGATATGGGGTGCCAGGCCCGGGAAAGCGTGCGCGAAAACTTTTTACTCAGCCGTTATCTTGAACAGTATCTGGACCTGTTCAACTCGTTTGAACCTAATTTTCAGCTGACGAACGGCGTATTCGGCAAAAAAAGAAATTCGGATTGTTTTAATGCATAGGGATCGGAGCATTTGATCGAACGATCCGATCGGGATTGAGGATGATTTGAAAACACAGATTCGAAACAAAGAATTAAGCTGGCTGTCTTTCAATGAACGCCTGATTCAAGAGGCGGATAAAAAAGACGTCCCCGTTATAGAACGCATCAAATTCCTGGGTATCTATTCCAACAACCTTGATGAATTTTTCAGAGTCCGTGTGGCCATTCTAAAACGGCTCGCGATGTTGGGAAAATTCACAAAGGCGGAAGGCAATGATCCGCGGGAAATGATAAAACTCGTCGAAAAACGGGTCAAAGAACTTGGTATACGGTTCAGCCGGGTGTATAACAATATTCTTCAAACCCTGGAAAGAGAAAATATATTCATCATCAACGAAAAACAACTGAACCGGGAGCAGAAAAACTATGTGGAGAAATATTTCTTTCAGACCATCCGCCCCCGGATCAATCCGCTTATTCTTAAAAAAAATATTCCTTTACCGGATCTAAAAGATGAAGCGTTTTATCTGGGAATCATGATTGTCCAAAAAGGCGGTTTGAAAAATATTTATTCATTGATCGAAGTACCGACGGATATATTGCCGCGCTTCATCGATCTGCCCTGCAAAAAGGACGAGATTTATATTATGATGCTGGAAGATGTGATTCGAGAACATCTTGAAAATATTTTCTACATGTTCGATTTAAAATCAGTTCAGGCCTTTACCTTCAAGCTCACCCGGGACGCCGAACTGGATGTGAACGATGACGTGGACAAAAGCTATCTGAAAACGGTCGAAGAGAGCCTGGAACAGCGCAAGATGGCCTTTCCTGTGCGTCTGGTCTATGATGCACAAATGCCGTCAAAGCTTTTGAATATTCTGGAAGAAAAGCTCGGTTACGGGCCAAACGACACCAAAATTGCGGGAGGACGCTATCACAACTCTAAGGATTTTGTAAACTTTCCAAAACTAAAAAAAGAAAATTTATTATACGCTCCTCTGCCCCCGATCACGCATGCCGATCTTCACCGGGGAACCTATATCCAGGGTGTGATCAAGGAGAAGGATATTCTACTGCATTTTCCGTATCAGACATTCAATCACTTTGTCGATCTACTGCGCGAAGCGGCG
This genomic window from candidate division KSB1 bacterium contains:
- a CDS encoding sigma-54 dependent transcriptional regulator, whose amino-acid sequence is MTKRDPLLPILLIDDEKDFLISAEFTLNSHGFSHIKTISDPRQVEPLLETTDVSVIVLDLTMPHITGQELLPQIVEKHPDIPVIVITALNEVETAVQTMKHGAFDYILKPVNETNMVSTIKRALEVNQIRDENTRLKKVLLSGSLEHPEAFDFIISQNSKMYSLFQYIEAIAPTPLPILITGETGTGKELIARAIHRLSGVEGEFVAENVAGLDDQLFSDTLFGHARGAFTGADKQRQGLVERAAGGTLFLDEIGDLRIESQVKLLRLLQERSYYPLGSDVPQLTDTRIIVATLRDLTDRVRQELFRKDLYYRLQAHHIALPTLRERKDDIPLLIDHFIHKAAKELDKTPPAYPPELITLLKTYHFPGNIRELEGMIFDAVSRHKSGVLSMESFRMKLSVDQKQQPLRPEPKQQTISFGDPFPTLKETEEQLVEEALKRSNGNQTIAAGMLGISRRALNNRLQRAKHKNP
- a CDS encoding HAD family hydrolase, with translation MKPLYKHVIWDWNGTLINDMWLCVDILNPLLRKYGQPPITQSFYLEHFDFPVRDFYERAGFDFTHVPFEIVGTEWMTIYRNRCKECSLHEQARNTLNSIKRKGLGQSIVSASDISLLSESLQYFDVHAYFQKISGLDNHYAEGKVDIARHHIQELGMAPENVLFVGDTLHDFQVAGAIGVDCLLFSGGHHAKVKLQQSKIRIIDSLSEICKILEC
- a CDS encoding class I SAM-dependent methyltransferase, producing MNAVYDSFSLYYDLEYGLKDNDFSFYLSYGKTFKSVLEVGAGTGRIALYLAEHGVSVTGIDNSFRMLEIAKEKAAQTTGLKAPVFIQADMRDFNLNRTFPCCIVPFRALLHNLTQDDQIAALQCIARHLDPGGLLVFDLFVPLYQVMAQKEWHEELSPEDLADPDENIKIRIDVSHDPVVQQLSIRNEYVQLGSEESRSAIMKYRYMFRYEVEALLRLCGFETQKVWSDFDKSPYNYSSGMMIFQAKKKGKGPWI
- a CDS encoding ATP-binding protein — translated: MTEDVLESTRVAISILDAESRYIWINRAFTQFFNISRNAVIGKSHHSISEQIFRDRVAHPYEFFQFSRNSFQQQSPSERFMVHILPEDDLEERYVEYWTSPIKHGLYKGGRIEQFTDVTELKIILDDLMESERRQKQLLHHLTDYTFTVKLRDDKPVFTHHSQGCLSVTGYEPEDFILNPDLWFKIIHKEDENTVQQHLQQILGGDKTQEFEHRILRKDGDTRWVKTTIVPDHDESARFQSADGLVSDITALKEAEHRDTIRQRQLIQADKLATLGILVSGVAHEINNPNNFISLNASMIGKVWRSLQPILEEYQTEHGDFLIANMSYESAKDKIIDLLNGITKGSERIAKIVKSLKDYARQDKDTLNEVVDINKALDEAIVIVNNMIKKSTQSFRVEYNNNNPRVRGNFQKLEQVFINLISNACDSLKHTPKELFIQSSIDTDQHNICVKIYDSGIGIPQTDMEHIFDPFFTTKRSSGGTGLGLSIAYGIIKDHGGDLSLESAPHVGTTATVTLPAANKSEP
- a CDS encoding geranylgeranylglycerol-phosphate geranylgeranyltransferase — its product is MEITRPLNVVISFVAIGVGAVLAGPLQPLSAVLAACVSGALITAAANTVNDVFDIEIDRVNKPLRPLPRHLLGVREAKIFSGCLFVSGVACAFYIGFIAVLIAAVFSVLLYLYSAYLKRMVLCGNFVVSLATAFAFIYGGLAVGHPEYALYPALFAFCMHFAREIIKDIEDQKGDRQGQANTLAVVYGIRPGQWLVTLLLTLLVGLTLVPFVTELYNRYYFWILLVGVYTVLIYTVVCIWLEPTVRKMRFVSKLLKADMLIGLLALYVGRY
- the dtd gene encoding D-aminoacyl-tRNA deacylase, which produces MRLLIQRVSCGAVDIQDKRVKSIGPGLVVLIGIAAGDTEAPIDKMVEKLVNLRIFKDHDGKMNLSSLDVRAEILAISQFTLYADCRKGRRPGFAHAASPDIARPLYELIVERIREFGLPVVTGRFGEYMQVTIHNDGPVTILLDSNELGF
- the ppk1 gene encoding polyphosphate kinase 1, with product MKTQIRNKELSWLSFNERLIQEADKKDVPVIERIKFLGIYSNNLDEFFRVRVAILKRLAMLGKFTKAEGNDPREMIKLVEKRVKELGIRFSRVYNNILQTLERENIFIINEKQLNREQKNYVEKYFFQTIRPRINPLILKKNIPLPDLKDEAFYLGIMIVQKGGLKNIYSLIEVPTDILPRFIDLPCKKDEIYIMMLEDVIREHLENIFYMFDLKSVQAFTFKLTRDAELDVNDDVDKSYLKTVEESLEQRKMAFPVRLVYDAQMPSKLLNILEEKLGYGPNDTKIAGGRYHNSKDFVNFPKLKKENLLYAPLPPITHADLHRGTYIQGVIKEKDILLHFPYQTFNHFVDLLREAAIDADVTEIKITAYRLAKRSSVISALVNAARNGKKVTVIMELRARFDEQNNIQWSEELRKEGVRVIYGIEGFKVHAKLVQITRQEHGKRIHLACIGTGNFNEDTTGTFSDHLLCTGRQEITREVAHVFEFFERNYKVRRYRHILMSPFFMRNRIVRLINQEIRNAQAGLPAHIYIKLNNLVDGPLIRKLYQARKKGVDVKLNVRGMFSLYPTFDGKSNTIPSIGLIDRFLEHSRMMFFGNNGDEKIFIMSADLMTRNLDRRVEVGVPIQEPEIKKELRTLWDYQWRDTYAARILDNQLSNELVTSPDGTKFRSQVEFYHYLKSRHGGTLKPF
- a CDS encoding PAS domain-containing protein, with the translated sequence MIDTVHGKGCLAVTGYAHTEYDKEPELWFRMVHRDDREAVTEQATKARKGIDVPPLEHRIIHKNGEVKWIPQYDCTSP
- a CDS encoding YegS/Rv2252/BmrU family lipid kinase encodes the protein MNNPRSGFLKSPFLIRKTLELSLMDAPFEYEFHDTRYAGHAHELAKEAVELGFDAVVSVGGDGTTNEIGSALLYSDTALGIIPLGSGNGLARGLSIPLGPVRAVKTLINGRIRTMDAGNVNGNAFFIVTGVGLDASIGKEFNDQQVRGLLPYFTIGIREFFRYKHEVFTLKFDHHEIAVPALFVTIANLKGWGGGAIISPEAELDDGLLDICAVHRAGFWYTLFNLPRLFLGGIEKIQKYSRYQAKEVTILREKPGPFHFDGETRDGGTKIKVTINPNALKVIVP